From a single Chiloscyllium punctatum isolate Juve2018m chromosome 29, sChiPun1.3, whole genome shotgun sequence genomic region:
- the LOC140454631 gene encoding interleukin-15-like, with product MSVFYCCLALCVMMGVTIGSGSNLFFMEFDVDLSALQQAMENEGDLKLYCPDSYYVKTCQREAMECFREELNVLDFEYDGTLKQNVSDIIVRLKRAFDFHLSHLNVSKSCQRCEHFEEKPVTDFLNGLKTLMQFHNKRLLTSPQ from the exons ATGAGTGTGTTTTACTGCTGCCTTGCATTGTGTGTCATGATGGGGGTGACCATTGGGAGCGGTAGCAATCTCTTTTTCATGGAGTTCGATGTGGATCTTTCCGCTTTGCAGCAGGCAATG GAAAATGAAGGTGACCTGAAATTGTATTGTCCTGATTCCTACTATGTCAAA ACTTGCCAGAGAGAGGCAATGGAGTGTTTCAGAGAGGAACTAAACGTCTTGGATTTTGAATATGACGGAACTTTGAAGCAGAACGTCTCTGACATCATAGTCAGGTTAAAACGAGCCTTTGATTTCCATCTTTCTCATCTG AACGTTTCCAAAAGCTGCCAACGCTGTGAACATTTTGAAGAGAAACCTGTGACAGACTTTCTAAACGGTTTGAAGACCCTTATGCAGTTTCACAACAAAAGATTATTAACATCACCACAGTGA